From Nitrospinota bacterium, a single genomic window includes:
- a CDS encoding NADP-dependent isocitrate dehydrogenase: MAGKELKIYWTETDEAPMLATYSLLPIIQKFTGGCGFSVEPADISLSGRILANFPENLTEAQRIPDWLTQLGKLAETPEANIIKLPNISASVPQLKAAIKELQEKGYKIPDYPENPANDAEKEIKTRYAKALGSAVNPVLREGNSDRRAAVAVKEYARKNPHKMGAWSSGSKTHVSTMTGGDFRSNEKSVTVPEATSVKIELAGKDGKTTVLKEKLSLKAGEVIDGTFMSKKALVKFIEEQAEDAKKQGVLFSLHLKATMMKVSDPVMFGHAVKVFYKDVFEKHAAVIAELKVNVNNGLGDLYAKIKSLPADQQAAIEADIKECYKNRPAIAMVNSDKGITNLHVPSDIIIDASMPAMIRESGRMWGPDGKLADTKAVIPDHSYAPLYHETIEHCKKHGAFDPRTMGTVPNVGLMAQKAEEYGSHDKTFEIPSDGVVRVVDASGKTLIEHNVEAGDIWRACQTKDAPIRDWVKLAVTRARATGAPAIFWLDADRGHDAQIIEKVKTYLKDHDTSGLDIRIMSVGEATRLSLERMRDGKDTISVTGNVLRDYNTDLFPILELGTSAKMLSIVPLMNGGGMFETGAGGSAPKHVQQFVEAGHLRWDSLGEFLALAESLDHMASVTGNAKAAVFAKALHQANGKFLNSNKSPSRKTGELDNRGSHFYLAMYWAEALAGQTGDKDIQARFTNVAKELAANEAKIIAELNGSQGKPNDIGGYYRPDAGKVSSAMRPSQTLNAIIGSIA; encoded by the coding sequence ATGGCAGGCAAAGAACTGAAAATTTATTGGACCGAGACCGACGAAGCGCCCATGCTGGCGACTTATTCCCTGCTCCCCATCATCCAGAAATTCACCGGCGGATGCGGCTTTTCCGTGGAACCAGCGGACATATCACTTTCCGGCAGGATACTGGCCAACTTCCCCGAAAACCTGACGGAGGCCCAGCGCATTCCCGATTGGCTAACCCAGTTGGGAAAGCTTGCCGAGACCCCGGAGGCCAACATCATAAAGCTTCCGAACATCAGCGCCTCGGTGCCGCAATTGAAGGCGGCCATAAAGGAGCTGCAGGAAAAGGGCTACAAGATCCCGGACTATCCGGAGAATCCGGCCAACGACGCCGAAAAGGAGATCAAAACTCGCTACGCAAAGGCCCTGGGCAGCGCCGTGAACCCGGTGCTTCGCGAGGGGAATTCCGACCGGCGCGCGGCGGTGGCGGTGAAAGAGTACGCCCGCAAGAACCCGCACAAGATGGGGGCGTGGTCGTCCGGCTCCAAGACGCACGTTTCCACCATGACCGGAGGGGACTTCCGCTCCAATGAAAAATCGGTGACCGTGCCTGAGGCCACATCCGTGAAAATCGAACTGGCGGGCAAGGACGGCAAGACCACCGTGCTAAAGGAGAAACTCTCCCTTAAGGCCGGCGAGGTGATAGACGGGACGTTCATGAGCAAAAAGGCGCTTGTGAAGTTCATCGAGGAACAGGCCGAGGACGCCAAAAAGCAGGGGGTGCTCTTCTCCTTGCACCTGAAGGCCACGATGATGAAGGTGTCCGACCCGGTGATGTTCGGCCACGCGGTGAAGGTGTTCTACAAGGACGTTTTTGAGAAACACGCCGCCGTCATCGCGGAGCTGAAAGTCAATGTCAACAACGGGCTTGGCGACCTGTACGCCAAGATAAAGAGCCTGCCTGCGGACCAGCAGGCGGCCATCGAGGCGGACATAAAGGAGTGCTACAAAAACAGGCCGGCCATCGCCATGGTCAACTCGGACAAGGGGATAACCAACCTCCACGTCCCTTCCGACATCATCATCGACGCTTCCATGCCGGCGATGATACGCGAGTCGGGCAGGATGTGGGGACCGGACGGGAAACTGGCCGACACCAAGGCGGTGATCCCGGACCACAGCTACGCCCCGCTTTACCACGAGACTATCGAACATTGCAAAAAGCACGGCGCTTTCGACCCGCGCACCATGGGCACGGTGCCAAACGTGGGCCTTATGGCGCAAAAGGCGGAAGAGTACGGCTCCCACGACAAGACGTTCGAAATCCCGTCCGACGGCGTTGTGCGGGTGGTGGACGCATCCGGCAAGACGCTCATCGAACACAATGTGGAGGCGGGGGACATCTGGCGCGCCTGCCAGACCAAGGACGCCCCGATCCGCGACTGGGTGAAGCTTGCCGTCACCCGCGCCCGTGCCACCGGCGCACCGGCCATCTTCTGGCTGGACGCGGACCGCGGCCATGACGCGCAGATCATCGAAAAGGTGAAAACGTACCTTAAGGACCACGACACCTCCGGGCTGGACATCCGCATAATGTCCGTTGGCGAGGCCACCCGCCTTTCACTGGAAAGGATGAGGGATGGCAAGGACACCATCTCCGTCACCGGCAACGTGCTGCGCGACTACAACACCGACCTGTTCCCGATCCTCGAGCTTGGCACCAGCGCCAAGATGCTCTCCATCGTGCCGCTTATGAACGGCGGCGGCATGTTCGAGACCGGCGCGGGCGGCTCGGCGCCAAAGCACGTGCAGCAGTTCGTGGAGGCGGGGCACCTTAGGTGGGACTCGCTCGGGGAGTTCCTCGCCCTTGCCGAATCGCTGGACCACATGGCAAGCGTCACCGGCAATGCGAAGGCTGCGGTGTTCGCCAAGGCTCTACACCAGGCCAACGGCAAGTTCCTCAACTCCAACAAATCGCCGTCGCGCAAGACCGGCGAGTTGGACAACCGCGGCAGCCATTTCTATCTTGCCATGTACTGGGCGGAGGCTTTGGCCGGGCAGACCGGCGACAAGGATATCCAGGCCCGTTTCACCAATGTGGCAAAGGAACTGGCCGCCAACGAGGCCAAGATCATCGCCGAGCTTAACGGCTCGCAGGGCAAGCCAAACGACATCGGCGGCTATTACAGGCCCGACGCGGGAAAGGTCTCCAGTGCGATGCGCCCCAGCCAGACCCTCAACGCAATCATCGGCTCTATTGCATAG
- a CDS encoding response regulator — protein MKKPVILCVDDEKIVITSLKEQLRRALGGDYRIETAESAEEALFLSESFHKDGHDFPVMICDQIMPGMKGDELMVRVHKMFPKTLKIMLTGQADLAAVGNAINRANLYRYIRKPWEQDDIIITVTEAIKAHFADKRIEEQNEALALMNQDIEQKLAQTQAEQTVILENAIVGIMFVKGRRIARVNQKIEELFGISRDEAVGGSMEILWPSPEDFTSFIADAEPVLMRGEGCLAEKSMKRAGGGLFWCGLYGRAINPEEPDGGVIWVAVDLTDRKKAEEALRAAKENAEKATALKDKFLSLVTHDLRSPIASIAGMLRHIKEAAEPSLNDEHGKLFEYSIASSEGLLRMIDQLLDLTRLSSGSIVPSIEKVPVNEVVATSILSHIYLAKAKGVKIFPEIPPNTTVMADADLFLEIMNNLLSNAVKFCSGGDTVTVFIPAGSTCCVAVRDTGKGIDPMIMRDIFRQEVKTTTKGTSGEKGTGLGLPLCKEIMIAHGGDITVESEPGKGSVFYVSFTPAPAERTRVLVVDDNEAYLELMKDILSGLGLSTMVAENGEQAYALAASGAQKPGLVITDINMPVMDGIELVRRLKEGEATKGIPVLVMSSEAGPEWMEKLTGMGTAGFISKPLIDREVTEMVRTVIPGAGAV, from the coding sequence ATGAAAAAACCTGTGATCCTTTGCGTGGACGACGAGAAAATAGTCATCACAAGCCTCAAAGAACAGCTTCGCCGCGCCCTGGGGGGGGATTACCGCATAGAGACCGCCGAAAGCGCCGAAGAGGCGCTATTCCTGAGCGAATCGTTCCATAAAGACGGCCACGATTTCCCCGTGATGATCTGCGACCAGATCATGCCCGGCATGAAAGGGGACGAGCTTATGGTGCGCGTCCACAAGATGTTCCCCAAGACGCTCAAGATAATGCTGACGGGGCAGGCGGACCTTGCGGCGGTGGGCAACGCCATCAACCGGGCCAACCTGTACCGCTACATAAGGAAACCGTGGGAGCAGGACGACATCATAATCACCGTCACCGAGGCGATAAAGGCGCATTTCGCGGACAAGCGGATAGAAGAGCAGAACGAGGCGCTGGCCCTGATGAACCAGGACATTGAGCAAAAGCTGGCGCAGACCCAGGCCGAGCAGACCGTGATACTGGAGAACGCGATTGTGGGGATCATGTTCGTCAAGGGACGCAGGATCGCCCGGGTGAACCAGAAGATCGAAGAACTTTTCGGGATAAGCAGGGATGAGGCGGTGGGCGGCTCGATGGAGATTCTCTGGCCGTCGCCGGAGGATTTCACGTCGTTCATCGCGGACGCCGAGCCTGTGCTTATGCGCGGGGAAGGCTGCCTTGCCGAGAAGAGCATGAAAAGGGCCGGCGGCGGCCTGTTCTGGTGCGGGCTGTACGGGCGGGCGATAAACCCGGAAGAACCGGACGGCGGAGTGATATGGGTGGCGGTGGACCTGACTGACCGGAAAAAGGCGGAGGAGGCCCTGCGGGCCGCCAAGGAAAACGCCGAAAAGGCCACGGCGCTCAAGGACAAGTTCCTGTCGCTGGTCACCCACGATTTAAGGTCGCCCATTGCCTCCATAGCCGGAATGCTGCGGCATATAAAAGAGGCCGCGGAACCGAGCCTCAACGACGAGCACGGAAAACTATTCGAATATTCGATAGCCTCCTCCGAAGGGCTTTTGCGGATGATAGACCAGCTTTTAGACCTTACAAGGCTTTCTTCGGGCTCAATAGTCCCCTCCATCGAAAAAGTGCCGGTGAACGAAGTTGTGGCCACTTCGATATTGAGCCACATTTACCTTGCGAAGGCCAAAGGGGTGAAGATCTTTCCGGAAATACCGCCGAATACCACCGTGATGGCGGATGCGGACCTGTTTTTGGAAATAATGAACAACCTGCTGTCCAACGCCGTGAAGTTTTGCAGCGGCGGCGACACGGTGACGGTGTTCATTCCCGCAGGCAGTACATGCTGCGTGGCGGTGCGGGACACCGGGAAGGGAATTGATCCAATGATAATGCGCGACATATTCCGCCAGGAGGTCAAGACCACGACAAAGGGGACTTCCGGCGAAAAGGGGACCGGGCTCGGGCTTCCTTTGTGCAAAGAGATAATGATCGCCCATGGGGGGGACATCACTGTGGAGTCCGAGCCGGGCAAGGGGAGCGTGTTCTACGTTTCATTCACCCCCGCGCCGGCCGAGCGGACGCGCGTGCTGGTGGTGGACGACAACGAGGCTTATCTGGAGTTGATGAAGGATATCCTTTCGGGGCTCGGGCTTTCCACCATGGTGGCGGAGAACGGCGAGCAGGCGTATGCCCTGGCGGCGTCCGGAGCCCAGAAGCCCGGCCTTGTGATAACGGACATCAACATGCCGGTGATGGACGGGATAGAGCTTGTGCGGCGGCTGAAGGAAGGGGAGGCCACAAAGGGGATCCCGGTGCTGGTCATGTCCTCGGAGGCCGGGCCGGAGTGGATGGAAAAGCTGACCGGCATGGGGACGGCGGGATTTATCTCAAAACCGCTCATAGACCGGGAGGTGACCGAGATGGTCCGCACGGTGATTCCGGGCGCGGGAGCGGTTTAG
- a CDS encoding helix-turn-helix domain-containing protein — protein MRKPGAVDRRGLAGRIRAIRAGRTLKEFAGLIGVSHTSVKRYEEGALPEIGVLLKIAGQGGVDLGRLLTGRPLPSDIRDSSPLHFHLAPSRASAKGFAETAFPPGADGGYVSVPLTEGRVAAAGGIITKENVIDHILLRMKALKELGGSSNLVACRVDGDSMLPYLSSGDIVVIDRDVDRERVMEKKVYAIYTAGQVTANTLQKEGHWLYLAPLNVSDRVRGVDMRRNENPILGLVIGAWRNFEGGIF, from the coding sequence ATGCGTAAACCAGGCGCCGTTGACAGGAGGGGCCTGGCCGGACGGATAAGGGCGATCCGCGCTGGCAGGACTCTCAAGGAGTTCGCCGGGCTTATCGGCGTCTCCCACACCTCTGTGAAGAGGTATGAGGAGGGAGCTTTGCCGGAAATCGGCGTCCTGCTCAAAATCGCCGGGCAGGGAGGGGTGGACCTGGGAAGGCTTTTGACGGGCCGCCCCCTTCCAAGCGACATCAGGGACAGTTCTCCGCTCCACTTCCATCTGGCGCCATCCCGGGCCTCGGCAAAGGGATTTGCGGAGACGGCCTTTCCCCCGGGGGCCGATGGCGGCTATGTGAGTGTGCCGCTGACGGAAGGGCGTGTGGCGGCGGCTGGCGGGATCATCACAAAAGAAAATGTGATAGACCACATACTGTTGCGGATGAAGGCCCTCAAGGAGCTTGGCGGCTCCAGCAACCTTGTGGCCTGCAGGGTGGACGGAGATTCGATGCTGCCGTACCTTTCGTCCGGGGACATCGTGGTGATAGACCGGGACGTGGACCGGGAGAGGGTGATGGAAAAAAAGGTGTACGCAATTTACACCGCAGGCCAGGTCACCGCAAACACGCTGCAGAAAGAGGGGCACTGGCTGTACCTTGCGCCGCTTAACGTATCGGACCGGGTGCGGGGGGTGGACATGCGCCGGAACGAAAACCCCATCCTCGGCCTTGTGATCGGCGCGTGGCGGAATTTCGAGGGGGGTATTTTCTAG
- a CDS encoding tetratricopeptide repeat protein has product MPDKKQGSAGSKKKIGRCFEIKPQEGAAPSMTVHYYIEQLENGNVALELMDAKGDPTGQIAAENVNLADFKERYKSCSEHDCPLLPRTVEEIRMKMAENRAAMGETHLDNQKLDEAEDMFKRSLNLDESNIKAQIGMGKAKMEKNLVEEAMAIFRKIREANQIYEQANKHTFNEFAIYLRKKELLGEAIENYEKAIFIDPADEILYYNLGRAYWEKNDVQAAIGKIKEGLSIAEGKKKDFAGGMMVDDGESSYDEEKAYLLRTHEIAKSALDFYMAQEEQMMEKYFEAHLEAPGAIDKKEVEDACIKLKGIVEKSDFGGNAEMKYLMLNQVENIFDEVAESRPDPWRITRWLEKLEGAAEAMERQNGSPPGAKDMIRKIRILVFKKTQDKTSAKKSRVIVDPAMD; this is encoded by the coding sequence ATGCCGGACAAAAAACAAGGCTCCGCCGGATCAAAGAAAAAAATCGGCCGCTGTTTCGAAATCAAGCCGCAGGAGGGCGCCGCTCCGTCCATGACCGTCCATTACTACATCGAGCAGCTTGAAAACGGGAACGTGGCCCTCGAACTGATGGACGCAAAGGGGGACCCCACAGGACAGATCGCCGCGGAAAACGTGAACCTGGCCGACTTCAAGGAGCGGTACAAGTCCTGTTCCGAGCATGATTGCCCCCTTTTGCCGCGCACCGTGGAGGAAATCCGGATGAAAATGGCGGAGAACCGCGCCGCCATGGGGGAGACCCACCTGGACAACCAAAAGCTCGACGAAGCCGAGGACATGTTCAAGCGGAGCCTGAATCTGGACGAGAGCAACATCAAGGCCCAGATAGGCATGGGCAAGGCGAAGATGGAGAAGAACCTTGTGGAGGAGGCGATGGCCATCTTCCGGAAGATAAGGGAGGCCAACCAGATATATGAGCAGGCCAACAAGCACACCTTCAACGAATTCGCCATCTACTTAAGGAAGAAGGAGCTTCTCGGCGAGGCTATAGAGAATTACGAGAAGGCCATATTCATAGACCCGGCCGACGAGATACTCTACTACAACCTTGGCCGCGCGTACTGGGAGAAGAACGACGTGCAGGCGGCCATCGGCAAGATCAAGGAGGGGCTGTCCATCGCCGAGGGGAAAAAGAAGGATTTCGCCGGTGGGATGATGGTGGACGACGGGGAGAGCTCCTACGACGAGGAGAAGGCCTACCTGCTGCGCACACACGAAATAGCCAAGTCCGCCCTGGACTTCTACATGGCCCAGGAAGAGCAGATGATGGAAAAATATTTCGAGGCCCATCTGGAGGCTCCCGGCGCCATCGACAAAAAAGAGGTGGAAGATGCCTGCATAAAGCTGAAGGGGATTGTGGAGAAGAGCGATTTTGGCGGGAACGCCGAGATGAAATACCTGATGCTAAACCAGGTGGAGAACATATTCGACGAAGTGGCCGAGAGCAGGCCGGACCCTTGGCGGATAACAAGGTGGCTGGAAAAGCTGGAGGGCGCCGCCGAGGCCATGGAACGGCAAAACGGATCCCCCCCCGGCGCGAAAGATATGATCCGGAAGATCAGGATACTGGTATTTAAGAAGACACAGGACAAGACATCGGCGAAAAAAAGCAGGGTTATCGTGGACCCTGCCATGGACTAA
- a CDS encoding 16S rRNA (uracil(1498)-N(3))-methyltransferase — MRHFIVSPLAVSGDSVTITGQDAHHIHHVLRLKKGDEITVAAGEPGRLLCEVAHISKESVTATIIARLAELEPAGPKIILAQGLPKGKKMDDIVRMACELGVAEIIPVVTQRCVAKIGDNADSKVERWNAVSIAAAKQSQASHVTAVAGAMQIGALPSPSGSNISIVLWEEESRPLKEILQTAPKPDSITIVIGPEGGLAKDEVESLKSRGFSCASIGNKILRTETAGVAAASMILYHYS, encoded by the coding sequence TTGCGCCACTTCATCGTCTCCCCGCTTGCCGTGTCCGGTGATTCGGTAACCATCACGGGGCAGGACGCGCATCACATACATCACGTGCTGCGGCTTAAAAAGGGGGACGAAATCACTGTCGCCGCGGGCGAACCCGGCCGTCTGCTTTGCGAGGTGGCGCACATCTCAAAAGAAAGCGTAACCGCCACGATCATCGCCAGACTGGCCGAGCTGGAACCGGCCGGGCCAAAAATCATCCTCGCACAGGGACTGCCCAAGGGTAAAAAGATGGACGATATCGTGCGCATGGCATGCGAGCTGGGTGTTGCGGAAATAATCCCTGTGGTCACCCAAAGGTGCGTGGCAAAAATCGGGGACAACGCCGATTCCAAAGTTGAACGCTGGAACGCCGTTTCCATCGCCGCCGCCAAACAGTCCCAGGCAAGCCATGTGACGGCGGTGGCCGGAGCTATGCAAATCGGCGCGCTCCCCTCCCCTTCCGGCTCGAACATCTCCATCGTTTTATGGGAGGAGGAGTCCCGCCCGCTAAAAGAGATACTTCAGACCGCGCCAAAGCCGGACAGCATAACAATCGTCATCGGGCCGGAGGGGGGATTGGCGAAAGATGAAGTCGAATCGCTCAAATCGCGTGGTTTCTCCTGCGCTTCCATCGGCAATAAAATCCTGCGCACCGAGACAGCCGGAGTGGCGGCGGCGTCCATGATTTTGTATCATTACTCATGA
- a CDS encoding helix-turn-helix domain-containing protein, with translation MAGRRNRGGLFASGSPASGAAQYLRRKFFTTTQLASRWKVSSVTVIRLIEEGQLKGLKIRRMYRVSVESVESYERKVSF, from the coding sequence ATGGCCGGCAGGAGGAATAGAGGGGGATTGTTTGCGTCCGGTTCACCGGCCAGTGGCGCCGCTCAATACCTGCGGCGCAAATTTTTTACAACTACCCAGCTTGCTTCCCGATGGAAGGTAAGTTCCGTCACGGTGATCAGGCTCATTGAGGAAGGCCAGCTTAAAGGCTTGAAAATCAGGAGGATGTACAGGGTGAGCGTGGAATCGGTGGAGTCTTACGAACGCAAGGTGTCGTTCTGA
- a CDS encoding transporter substrate-binding domain-containing protein — MKNSLSLALILYLLFQAAVCAADTAKPAEHVPAGEKVVAVIPFDSPPTYYYDQRTGRAAGFAVEVMNQIAVRAGFKVEYIYGRGWADVFEKLKNKEADVAPGAGISGERGEFLVFSSPIDAFPVSFFIRSHGTEIDLTGGRHNVGAIKGSVAYEQLKNHRNLQLSTYDSFQTGLFDLLAGKIDSFACPAHTASTGP; from the coding sequence ATGAAAAACTCACTATCACTCGCCCTTATCCTTTACCTGCTCTTTCAGGCGGCTGTTTGCGCCGCAGACACTGCAAAGCCCGCAGAGCATGTTCCAGCCGGAGAAAAGGTTGTGGCGGTGATTCCTTTCGATTCCCCGCCCACATACTATTACGACCAGCGCACAGGCAGGGCGGCGGGATTCGCGGTGGAGGTGATGAACCAGATAGCCGTGCGCGCCGGATTTAAAGTCGAATACATCTATGGACGCGGCTGGGCCGATGTCTTTGAAAAGTTGAAGAACAAGGAGGCCGACGTGGCCCCCGGCGCCGGGATCAGCGGCGAGCGGGGCGAGTTCCTGGTGTTCTCCTCGCCGATCGACGCGTTCCCGGTCTCCTTTTTTATCCGTTCGCACGGGACGGAAATTGATTTGACTGGCGGGCGGCACAATGTGGGCGCGATCAAGGGGAGCGTGGCGTATGAGCAACTGAAAAACCACCGCAACCTTCAATTGTCCACCTATGACAGTTTCCAGACCGGCCTTTTCGATTTGCTGGCCGGGAAGATAGATTCGTTCGCCTGCCCGGCCCACACTGCTTCAACTGGCCCGTGA
- a CDS encoding pyridoxal phosphate-dependent aminotransferase: MDKGHVSGKSGEIPPFMVMDAMEKAKLMERAGENIVHLEIGEPDLDTPDVIKRAGVAAINEGRTKYTHSLGLIELREAICWRMKKEYGVTVGPDRVLVSTGSSAALFLALAAVIDPGDEVILSDPCYACYPNFITFLGGKPVHVPVREDDGFQFSAKSISEKITPRTRAILINSPSNPTGTLLDAAAMREIASLGPLVISDEIYHGMVYEGRADTILNHTDNAIVIDGFSKRHAMTGWRLGHAIVPERLLRPMQKMQQNFYISACSFSQWAGVAAIRHGDESLAMMRDTFNKRRRFLLERLGEIGLAPKCEPKGAFYAFVNVSRYSRDSAAFADEILEKAKVAVTPGIDFGPGGEGFIRLSYANSEERIGEGITRLKAFLDEYNHRATEARRKKY, encoded by the coding sequence ATGGACAAAGGCCACGTCTCCGGAAAATCGGGCGAAATCCCGCCGTTCATGGTGATGGACGCCATGGAAAAGGCGAAGCTGATGGAGCGGGCCGGGGAGAACATAGTCCACCTGGAGATCGGCGAGCCGGACTTGGACACGCCTGATGTGATAAAGCGGGCAGGCGTCGCGGCGATAAACGAGGGGCGCACAAAATACACCCACAGCCTGGGGCTTATCGAGCTTCGCGAGGCGATCTGCTGGCGGATGAAAAAAGAATACGGCGTCACCGTCGGCCCGGACAGGGTGCTGGTCTCCACCGGCTCGTCGGCGGCGCTGTTCCTTGCGCTGGCGGCGGTGATAGACCCCGGCGACGAGGTGATACTCTCCGATCCGTGCTACGCCTGTTATCCGAATTTCATCACGTTCCTTGGCGGGAAACCTGTGCATGTCCCTGTTCGCGAGGACGATGGTTTCCAGTTTTCGGCTAAAAGTATCAGCGAAAAAATCACCCCCCGCACCCGGGCGATACTTATAAACTCACCGTCCAATCCCACCGGGACGTTGCTTGATGCTGCGGCGATGCGGGAAATAGCCTCGCTCGGCCCCCTTGTGATTTCCGACGAGATATACCATGGCATGGTATATGAGGGCCGGGCGGACACGATATTGAACCATACGGACAACGCTATCGTGATAGACGGATTCTCCAAGCGCCACGCCATGACCGGCTGGCGGCTGGGGCATGCCATCGTCCCGGAGCGCCTCCTGCGCCCCATGCAGAAGATGCAGCAGAACTTTTATATTTCGGCCTGCAGCTTTTCGCAATGGGCGGGGGTGGCGGCCATCCGCCATGGGGACGAAAGCCTGGCCATGATGCGCGACACATTCAATAAGCGCCGCAGGTTCCTGCTGGAACGATTGGGCGAAATCGGCCTTGCGCCAAAATGCGAGCCGAAGGGGGCCTTTTACGCGTTCGTCAACGTTTCCCGGTATTCCAGGGATTCGGCGGCCTTCGCCGATGAAATACTGGAAAAAGCGAAGGTGGCGGTGACGCCCGGTATTGATTTCGGCCCCGGCGGAGAAGGTTTTATAAGATTAAGTTACGCCAATTCCGAGGAACGTATCGGCGAGGGAATCACCAGATTGAAAGCTTTTCTGGATGAATATAACCACAGAGCCACGGAGGCACGGAGAAAGAAATATTAA
- a CDS encoding response regulator, with protein MANKAILCVDDEKIILNSLKSQLRKNFGPAYMYEMAENAEEAMEVIEKLVAGGVEILIIVSDWLMPGIKGDEFLIQVHKRFPRIVKVMLTGQANEEAVRRATDEADLFAHISKPWNEDDLVNVIRTGLERL; from the coding sequence ATGGCGAATAAGGCCATACTTTGCGTGGACGATGAGAAGATAATCCTCAACAGCCTTAAAAGCCAGCTTCGCAAGAATTTCGGCCCCGCGTACATGTACGAGATGGCCGAGAACGCGGAGGAGGCCATGGAGGTGATCGAAAAGCTGGTGGCCGGGGGGGTGGAGATACTGATAATAGTCTCCGACTGGCTGATGCCCGGCATCAAGGGGGACGAATTCCTGATACAGGTGCACAAGCGGTTCCCGCGCATCGTAAAGGTGATGCTCACCGGGCAGGCCAACGAGGAGGCGGTGCGGCGCGCCACGGATGAGGCGGATCTTTTCGCCCATATCAGCAAGCCGTGGAACGAGGATGATCTGGTGAACGTGATCAGGACAGGGCTGGAGAGGTTATGA